From Planococcus halocryophilus, the proteins below share one genomic window:
- the recR gene encoding recombination mediator RecR: MHYPEPISKLMESFMKLPGIGPKTAARLAFFVLGMKEDTVLDFAKALVDAKRNLSFCSVCGHITDVDPCHICQDQQRDRTTICVVQDPKDVIAMEKMRDYKGLYHVLQGAISPMDGIGPEDINVPSLLKRLQDEEVEELILATNPTIEGEATAMYISRLVRPSGIKTTRIAHGLPVGGDLEYADEVTLSKALEGRREL; this comes from the coding sequence ATGCATTATCCAGAACCCATTTCGAAATTAATGGAGAGTTTTATGAAATTGCCAGGAATCGGGCCGAAAACAGCGGCTCGTCTGGCGTTTTTTGTTCTTGGCATGAAAGAAGATACTGTGCTTGATTTTGCGAAAGCGTTGGTCGATGCAAAACGGAATTTAAGCTTTTGCTCGGTTTGTGGCCATATTACCGATGTGGATCCTTGTCATATTTGTCAAGATCAACAACGCGACCGCACGACGATTTGCGTAGTGCAAGATCCGAAAGACGTCATTGCGATGGAAAAAATGCGTGATTACAAAGGTTTGTATCATGTTCTGCAAGGCGCGATTTCTCCAATGGATGGAATTGGTCCTGAAGACATCAATGTGCCATCTTTACTGAAACGTCTTCAAGATGAAGAGGTAGAAGAGTTAATCTTAGCTACCAACCCGACGATTGAAGGAGAAGCGACAGCGATGTACATTTCTCGTCTCGTAAGACCGTCCGGAATCAAAACAACTCGAATTGCACACGGACTTCCAGTAGGCGGAGATTTAGAGTATGCCGATGAAGTAACGTTGTCAAAAGCATTAGAAGGTCGGCGAGAACTTTAA
- the dnaX gene encoding DNA polymerase III subunit gamma/tau, whose product MAYQAFYRVYRPQSFSEMTGQMHVKQTLQNALLYNKTTHAYLFSGPRGTGKTSAAKIFAKALNCEQAPTAEPCNECTSCKSINEGSNTDVIEFDAASNSRVEEMREIIEKVRFSPANSRFKIYIIDEVHMLSNSAFNALLKTLEEPPEHVVFILATTEPHKLPLTIISRCQRFDFKSHTQVDIVSRMVEVLTDAEIPYNEQVLKIIAQAAAGGMRDALSLLDQVVSFSGDEMTVEDALLVTGSVSQDVFYGIAEALLAKDIGQALTLLEQLVRDGKDPVRLVEDFITFFRDLLLIQTAPDLHDMLELAAHEPRFEELANRFEPSTLYNWIDILSKTQQEMRFSNHTKIYMETALLKMAQADVPTQSEASAVSPELEAKVIQLENLVRELQQQVKSGAGNGAQAAPTEQKKRQRVQSGFKIPTGRIQDVLRNATKADIQAIKTNWATVMNQLQRSHSALLNDAEPVAASADAFVLKFKYDIHCQMASENQTFAATFSQLLEQYAGKAYTPVFVPDASWLKIREEFIKQSGLKSGTEEKQSESEEENPFSGDGAVAEEDPFISEAERLFGKDFVEVHDD is encoded by the coding sequence TTGGCGTATCAAGCTTTTTACCGCGTTTACAGACCGCAGTCCTTTTCTGAAATGACTGGTCAGATGCATGTCAAACAAACCCTTCAAAATGCTCTCCTTTACAATAAGACAACACATGCTTATTTGTTCTCAGGACCAAGAGGGACAGGGAAAACCAGTGCCGCTAAAATATTCGCAAAAGCGTTAAACTGCGAGCAAGCTCCAACGGCGGAACCTTGTAATGAATGTACTTCTTGCAAAAGCATAAACGAAGGATCCAATACCGACGTGATTGAATTCGATGCGGCTTCCAATTCTCGTGTAGAAGAGATGCGGGAAATCATTGAAAAAGTTCGGTTTTCACCGGCCAATTCACGTTTTAAAATTTATATTATCGATGAAGTGCATATGTTATCAAACAGTGCCTTTAACGCGTTGTTGAAAACTTTAGAAGAACCACCAGAGCACGTAGTATTTATATTAGCCACAACCGAGCCTCACAAACTGCCATTGACGATTATTTCTCGTTGCCAGCGCTTTGATTTTAAATCTCATACGCAAGTGGACATTGTTTCCCGTATGGTAGAAGTGTTAACAGATGCGGAGATTCCTTATAACGAACAAGTGCTAAAAATTATCGCGCAAGCTGCAGCAGGTGGAATGCGTGATGCATTGAGTTTATTGGACCAAGTGGTCTCGTTTAGCGGAGATGAAATGACGGTTGAAGACGCATTACTCGTGACGGGTTCTGTGAGTCAAGATGTCTTTTATGGTATCGCAGAAGCGTTACTTGCTAAAGATATCGGACAAGCATTGACGTTATTGGAACAATTGGTGCGAGACGGCAAAGACCCTGTGCGATTGGTTGAAGACTTTATTACTTTCTTCCGTGATTTATTGTTGATTCAAACAGCGCCTGATCTCCACGACATGTTAGAATTGGCAGCACACGAACCACGATTTGAAGAATTAGCCAATCGATTCGAGCCGTCAACGCTTTATAACTGGATTGATATTTTATCTAAAACTCAGCAAGAAATGCGTTTTTCAAACCATACCAAAATCTACATGGAAACAGCTTTGCTGAAAATGGCACAAGCAGACGTTCCGACACAAAGCGAGGCTTCTGCTGTATCACCTGAACTAGAAGCGAAAGTGATTCAGTTGGAAAATTTGGTGCGTGAATTACAGCAACAAGTGAAAAGTGGAGCAGGAAATGGTGCACAAGCAGCGCCGACTGAACAGAAAAAACGTCAACGCGTGCAAAGTGGCTTTAAAATACCAACTGGACGCATTCAAGATGTCTTGAGGAATGCAACAAAAGCAGATATTCAAGCAATTAAAACCAATTGGGCTACTGTGATGAATCAATTGCAGCGGTCGCATTCGGCTTTATTGAATGACGCGGAGCCAGTAGCGGCATCGGCGGATGCATTTGTGTTAAAATTCAAGTATGATATTCATTGCCAGATGGCTTCTGAAAACCAAACCTTTGCAGCGACATTCAGTCAATTGCTGGAGCAGTATGCAGGCAAAGCGTATACACCGGTTTTCGTACCAGACGCCAGTTGGCTGAAAATCCGCGAAGAATTTATTAAACAGAGCGGGTTAAAGTCAGGCACTGAAGAAAAACAGTCAGAGTCTGAAGAAGAAAATCCGTTTTCGGGTGATGGGGCAGTAGCGGAAGAAGATCCGTTTATCTCAGAAGCCGAGCGTCTTTTTGGAAAAGACTTTGTCGAAGTTCATGACGATTAA
- a CDS encoding YbaB/EbfC family nucleoid-associated protein: protein MRGGGNMQGMMKQMQKMQKEMAVAQEELGTLKFEGSAGGGMVKVTVSGHKEVLDIVLDPTVVDPEDVEMLQDLLVVATNEAFKKADEHANSTMGKFTKGLNLPGMF, encoded by the coding sequence ATGCGCGGTGGAGGAAATATGCAAGGCATGATGAAACAAATGCAAAAAATGCAAAAAGAGATGGCAGTGGCTCAAGAAGAACTTGGTACATTGAAGTTTGAAGGATCAGCAGGCGGCGGTATGGTCAAAGTTACTGTATCTGGTCATAAAGAAGTATTGGATATCGTTCTTGATCCAACAGTAGTAGACCCAGAAGATGTTGAAATGTTACAGGACCTTTTAGTTGTTGCGACAAACGAAGCGTTTAAAAAAGCGGATGAACATGCGAATTCCACAATGGGGAAATTCACGAAGGGCTTAAATCTCCCGGGCATGTTCTAG